From a region of the Tamandua tetradactyla isolate mTamTet1 chromosome 10, mTamTet1.pri, whole genome shotgun sequence genome:
- the LOC143648055 gene encoding keratin-associated protein 19-7-like: MSYGNYHKGLGYGLSGFDGLGSGCGCGSFQRLGHGCGYGGCRYDCYHPSCYGDYGYSYYHPSSYGTYGISGF, encoded by the coding sequence ATGAGCTACGGCAACTACCACAAAGGCCTAGGCTATGGTTTGAGTGGCTTTGATGGCCTGGGCAgtggctgtggctgtggcagCTTCCAGAGACTGGGTCACGGCTGTGGATATGGAGGCTGCAGATATGACTGCTACCACCCATCTTGCTATGGAGACTATGGATATAGCTACTATCACCCATCTTCCTATGGAACATATGGCATCTCTGGATTCTAA